From the Limanda limanda chromosome 2, fLimLim1.1, whole genome shotgun sequence genome, one window contains:
- the r3hcc1l gene encoding coiled-coil domain-containing protein R3HCC1L, whose protein sequence is MDLEQPKVDSATSQPTPAPPSETKKPNPPPYVPKQRLPDKDKTQAQGEAKPRPRPRYTDKARKNAKNKKDKAGGEGKSAAVEGEDAGELQNSDTKPDVKEEPLEDTDVQVKEQLESASLEADVASRLEAISLLEEEEEEEEEESWDTLFNDEGDSLEQHLPAELAVKQGRKKKSIQGRRFDYYNMDREEDDEEADLRDDEISNIVEIYDFPAEFKTDDLLKLFQAYQQRGFDIKWIDEVHVIGLFSSPIAAREALRTKHPLMKLRPLSKSSAEVQAKARSSSEDLLPAKDRPQTSAAMARRLVIGALGVKNNQTDEQREAEKRKLLAAKEQKRLEAKLKEDAWEGK, encoded by the exons ATGGATTTGGAACAGCCAAAGGTAGACTCTGCTACATCTCAGCCAACACCCGCACCTCCCTCCGAGACCAAGAAGCCAAATCCGCCTCCGTACGTCCCCAAACAGCGACTTCctgacaaagacaaaactcaGGCTCAGGGAGAAGCAAAGCCGAGACCCAGGCCTCGCTACACTGACAAGGCACGGAAGAATGCCAAGAACAAGAAGGACAAGGCTGGAGGAGAGGGTAAGTCGGCAGCCGTTGAAGGAGAAGATGCAGGTGAGCTACAGAACAGCGATACAAAGCCTGATGTGAAGGAAGAGCCGCTCGAGGATACAGATGTGCAGGTCAAAGAGCAGCTTGAGTCAGCCAGTCTGGAGGCAGATGTTGCCTCACGGCTGGAAGCAATATCCcttctggaggaagaggaggaagaggaggaagaggaaagctGGGATACACTGTTCAACGATGAGGGCGACTCTTTGGAACAGCACCTGCCTGCCGAG CTGGCTGTGAAGCAGGGTCGAAAGAAGAAGTCAATCCAGGGCCGCAGGTTTGATTACTACAACATGGAccgagaggaggatgatgaggaagcCGACCTCAGAGATGATGAAATCTCTAACATCGTAGAAATCTACGACTTTCCTGCTGAATTTAAGACCGATGACCTTCTCAAGTTATTCCAGGCTTATCA ACAGAGGGGCTTTGACATTAAGTGGATCGATGAAGTTCACGTTATAGGCCTCTTCTCAAGCCCCATAGCAG ccCGTGAAGCTTTAAGAACCAAACATCCACTGATGAAGTTGCGACCACTCTCCAAATCCTCCGCCGAAGTACAAGCCAAAGCCCGAAGCAGCTCAG AGGACCTCCTGCCTGCAAAAGACAGACCTCAGACGAGTGCAGCGATGGCTCGTAGGCTTGTGATCGGTGCCCTTGGTGTTAAAAACAACCAGACTGACGAGCAGCGCGAAGCCGAGAAGAGGAAACTCCTGGCAGCGAAAG AACAAAAGCGCCTGGAAGCCAAACTGAAGGAAGATGCTTGGGAGGGAAagtga